The Edaphobacter sp. 12200R-103 genome contains a region encoding:
- a CDS encoding acyloxyacyl hydrolase — MTRIVRRLSAACALSIAALLSTSPLLAQAAPAAATPFNSTERPLELGVLAQGGVGVTDERNDFKFFMLGGHVGKVLTPNVGPGIVHGNFEYAIEVFPFWQSYTPTFERRLCTAPGACSAPYKTGGTYTGVSITPILLRWNFTGSGHRKITPWAQGGGGLIWTNHKYPGFGGPPYDEVNDGYAANTSVWNFTPQFGVGMHYFLTPRRSIDFGANAVHISSSSLGDKNPGVNASIQFSVGYTWWKK, encoded by the coding sequence TTGACCAGGATCGTTCGTCGTCTCTCAGCCGCCTGCGCATTGTCGATCGCCGCTTTGCTATCAACCTCTCCGCTGCTGGCACAGGCTGCACCGGCCGCAGCAACTCCTTTCAACTCCACGGAACGTCCGCTTGAACTGGGGGTTCTCGCACAGGGAGGCGTGGGAGTCACCGATGAACGAAACGACTTCAAGTTTTTTATGCTTGGAGGTCATGTTGGCAAGGTTCTAACCCCAAACGTAGGCCCCGGAATTGTTCACGGGAACTTTGAGTACGCCATCGAAGTCTTTCCTTTCTGGCAGTCCTACACGCCTACGTTCGAACGCCGTCTCTGCACCGCTCCCGGGGCCTGTTCGGCACCTTACAAGACCGGCGGCACCTACACCGGCGTCTCAATCACTCCGATTCTGCTGCGCTGGAACTTCACTGGCTCTGGCCATCGCAAAATTACGCCCTGGGCGCAGGGCGGAGGCGGTCTTATCTGGACGAACCATAAGTATCCAGGCTTCGGAGGGCCACCCTACGACGAGGTCAACGACGGATACGCGGCGAACACCAGCGTCTGGAACTTCACCCCGCAGTTCGGGGTTGGCATGCACTACTTCCTTACACCGCGCCGTTCGATCGACTTCGGGGCCAACGCCGTTCATATCTCGTCGTCGTCTCTGGGCGACAAGAATCCCGGCGTCAACGCGAGCATACAATTCTCCGTCGGCTACACGTGGTGGAAGAAGTAA
- a CDS encoding YebC/PmpR family DNA-binding transcriptional regulator, which yields MSGHSKWATIKHKKGALDAKRGKIFTRLIKEITIAAKLGGGDPDGNPRLRGAVAAAKAENMPSENIKRAIQRGTGELEGVSYEEITYEGYGPGGAAIIVEVLTDNKNRAVSEVRHAFSKNGGNLGAEGAVAWMFTTKGLITVPKSGASEDKLTEIVLDAGAEDLSDQGENWEILTDPKDFEAVTNALKAAGVTPETAAVTKIASTYTKLEGSQANAMIRLLETLEDLDDTQNVYSNFDMDEAPVAS from the coding sequence ATGTCCGGCCACTCAAAATGGGCGACTATTAAGCATAAGAAGGGCGCTCTGGACGCCAAGCGTGGAAAGATCTTTACCCGCCTGATCAAGGAAATCACCATCGCCGCCAAACTGGGCGGAGGCGATCCGGACGGCAATCCCCGACTCCGTGGCGCTGTCGCTGCCGCCAAGGCAGAGAACATGCCTTCGGAGAATATCAAGCGCGCCATTCAGCGCGGTACGGGTGAACTCGAAGGCGTCTCGTATGAAGAGATCACCTATGAAGGATATGGCCCCGGTGGTGCAGCCATCATTGTTGAGGTCCTTACCGACAACAAGAACAGGGCTGTCAGCGAAGTTCGGCATGCCTTTTCGAAGAACGGCGGCAACCTCGGCGCCGAGGGTGCCGTAGCCTGGATGTTCACCACCAAGGGCTTGATTACGGTACCCAAATCCGGCGCTTCCGAGGATAAGCTTACGGAGATCGTTCTGGACGCCGGAGCGGAAGATCTGTCCGACCAGGGCGAGAACTGGGAGATCCTGACCGACCCCAAGGACTTTGAAGCTGTCACCAACGCCCTGAAAGCTGCCGGAGTCACGCCCGAGACTGCTGCGGTCACCAAGATTGCCTCCACCTACACCAAACTGGAAGGATCGCAGGCCAACGCAATGATTCGCCTGCTGGAGACGCTCGAAGATCTGGATGACACGCAGAATGTCTACTCCAACTTCGATATGGACGAGGCCCCTGTCGCCAGCTAA
- a CDS encoding M1 family metallopeptidase has product MLVVPEAGRDGVFHGTTWGGRDGFDGFTRISVGQNTTAQELADDWMMTHELTHMAFPDLPDENHWMEEGIATYVEPIARVQAGELDAKRIWSDMMEGMPKGEPKPGDEGLDRTHTWGRTYWGGALFCLVADVNIRKETGDRKGFQDALRAIVTAGGTIDREWPLERALEIGDKETGTHVLTTMYRQWSTNPVEVDLPVLWKSLGIRRAGDTVEFDTHAPLAAVRTSITRR; this is encoded by the coding sequence GTGTTGGTAGTTCCTGAGGCTGGCAGAGATGGAGTCTTCCACGGGACTACCTGGGGCGGCAGAGATGGCTTTGATGGATTCACGAGGATTAGCGTAGGCCAGAATACGACCGCACAGGAACTTGCAGATGACTGGATGATGACCCATGAACTGACCCACATGGCCTTTCCCGACTTGCCCGATGAGAACCACTGGATGGAGGAGGGAATTGCCACCTACGTGGAACCGATCGCTCGCGTGCAGGCCGGTGAGTTGGATGCAAAGCGCATCTGGTCCGACATGATGGAAGGTATGCCGAAGGGCGAGCCGAAGCCCGGCGACGAAGGCCTGGATCGTACCCACACCTGGGGCAGAACCTACTGGGGCGGAGCGCTGTTTTGTCTGGTGGCGGACGTCAATATCCGGAAGGAAACCGGAGATCGCAAGGGATTCCAGGATGCTCTCCGCGCGATCGTCACTGCCGGAGGAACAATCGACCGGGAATGGCCTCTTGAGCGGGCGCTGGAGATCGGGGACAAGGAAACAGGAACGCATGTCCTTACCACTATGTATCGCCAATGGAGCACGAACCCCGTTGAAGTCGATCTCCCTGTGTTATGGAAGTCGCTTGGAATCCGCCGCGCTGGTGACACGGTTGAGTTTGACACACACGCTCCTTTGGCGGCAGTGCGCACAAGTATTACCCGCAGATGA
- a CDS encoding BON domain-containing protein, whose translation MERQRRYWKSIGGVVLGLGMAAAVGLAQQKTLPDAQIEANVLKSLASAPELADQAIGSSTVYGVVTLSGSVQTEAMRDKAEQLVANTDGVKKVVDELAIGTPAPAQTGVSTLPEDQAEQEDPNASQPSVEGQEPQTAASVPPPPESYPQNAPAPVGAPSAPPYPGYPPNPGYPPTPPPVRGMNRIQQQAGQSVVVPAGTIVRVRINQAMDSRHSQPGTPFDGVVLNDIFSDGMVAVPRGATVQGRVSDAQPGGGLRGRGGIALELTDVIVDGHTYPFATTPWSHAGYDKTGQTVSTTAGMGATGAMIGAIAGGGPGALLGAGLGAIAGLGVSSASRQGEATVPSEAIVSFRLAQQTALTTVSQAELDRLGAGLPPPQAAPSMRRRYYAPPPYPYGPVYSPYPYYYPYYH comes from the coding sequence ATGGAGCGGCAGCGTCGTTATTGGAAGAGCATCGGCGGTGTAGTGCTCGGTTTAGGCATGGCTGCAGCAGTAGGCCTGGCGCAGCAGAAGACGTTGCCTGACGCACAGATTGAGGCCAACGTTCTTAAGTCCCTTGCGAGTGCTCCTGAACTCGCCGATCAGGCCATTGGGTCCAGCACGGTGTACGGCGTTGTCACTCTCAGCGGCTCGGTTCAGACCGAAGCGATGCGCGACAAAGCGGAGCAGCTGGTCGCAAACACCGACGGAGTCAAGAAGGTCGTCGATGAGCTGGCCATCGGTACTCCCGCTCCTGCGCAGACTGGAGTCTCCACCCTCCCGGAAGATCAGGCTGAGCAGGAAGACCCGAATGCGTCGCAGCCATCTGTTGAAGGCCAGGAGCCGCAGACTGCAGCCTCCGTACCCCCGCCACCCGAGTCCTATCCGCAAAATGCTCCGGCTCCAGTTGGGGCGCCCTCGGCTCCTCCTTATCCTGGATATCCGCCAAATCCTGGATATCCGCCAACACCGCCCCCTGTACGCGGCATGAACCGCATCCAGCAGCAGGCCGGCCAGTCTGTCGTCGTTCCAGCGGGAACGATCGTCCGTGTCAGAATCAACCAGGCGATGGATAGTCGGCATTCGCAACCGGGAACTCCCTTTGACGGTGTTGTTCTGAATGACATCTTCTCGGATGGCATGGTGGCCGTTCCTCGCGGCGCGACAGTGCAGGGACGTGTCTCCGACGCGCAGCCAGGTGGCGGTCTTCGCGGTCGTGGAGGAATTGCTCTTGAGCTGACTGATGTCATCGTCGACGGACACACTTATCCGTTTGCCACAACACCGTGGTCACATGCGGGCTACGACAAGACCGGGCAGACAGTGAGTACGACCGCTGGTATGGGGGCCACCGGAGCGATGATCGGCGCCATCGCCGGTGGAGGCCCCGGAGCCCTTCTCGGTGCCGGGCTGGGAGCCATCGCGGGCCTCGGCGTCTCGTCCGCTTCCCGACAGGGAGAAGCTACCGTACCCTCGGAAGCGATTGTCTCTTTCCGTCTGGCGCAGCAGACTGCCTTGACTACCGTCTCCCAGGCAGAACTCGATCGTCTCGGAGCAGGCCTGCCGCCTCCGCAAGCGGCTCCTTCCATGCGGCGCAGATACTATGCTCCTCCGCCCTACCCCTACGGTCCGGTTTACTCTCCATATCCCTACTATTACCCGTACTATCACTAG